The genomic window TGGCGCTCCGCGCGGGACGGCTGGCCGGAGCCGGACTCGACGTTACCGATCCCGAGCCGATCGGCACGGATGACCCTTTGCTCGAACTACCCAACGTCGTGATCACGCCGCACATCGGCAGCGCCAGCCACGCGACGCGGCTCAGGATGGCCGAACTCGCGGTGGACAACCTGATCGACGTCTTCGAGGGCCGGCGGCCGCGGCATTGCGCCAACCCGGCGGTGCGGATGCGTTGACGCATTGCCGGGTTGGCGCTTCGAGCGAACTATTCGAAGAATAGCCAGCTACTTGACCAGAACCGGTCTTCCGCGGGGACCGCGAAACGGCGCGTTCGGGTCGCCGGTGCTGTCAAAGGCTTCCTTGTCGATGAAATGGGCCTGAATCGTTCCGCCGCTGACCGAATCGATCCAGATAGCGGCGAAGCCCATAATCTCGACCTGGCTTCTGCCGTTGGGGCTGTTCCAGACTACCATCGGCAGGATCACAGCGCGCGGATCGGCAGGGTTGTACGACTGATAAGTGTCACTGGGAAATTCGCTTTGGCCCTGGGAGATGCGATCGGAAAAGCCCTGATCGACCGGTCCCTTCTTGAATCCAGGTTCAGTGTCAACCCACTGATTGATGGCGAGCGGGCCTTGGTAGCCGTCGGCGATGTTGGTGCGTTCGTTGGAACCGCCAGTGCCTCCCAACGCCAGCGATCCCCAGTTGCCGGGACCGACCTGGCCTTCGTTAAGCGAGGGCGTGCTCCAATCGAGACCGATAGGAAGCACGTCGCACTGGCCGACGCTGGAGCAAACATTTCCGGGAATGACCGTGGGCTGACTCCCGGGCGTGGCTACGGCGCTATTGCACTTAACGCATTGTGGAGCCTCGGGCATTTGCGCGGTCGCTGTCGCGGCCACCTTACCGGTCGAAAGCCCGATCAACTTCATAAATGCATAGGGTACCGTACGCTTGGCGCTAACGGTGATCGTGTTGTAGTTCGGGCCCGGAACGTAGGCATAATCACCGCTCCCGTCCT from Candidatus Binataceae bacterium includes these protein-coding regions:
- a CDS encoding TadG family pilus assembly protein; amino-acid sequence: MKIRTIGKRGQISVALILVMTVILGAIGLGADMAVLYFNWVILQKGVDGAALAGASYLGSDSQSVSQAVSIAKAYAEKNGIKDAELVQDGSGDYAYVPGPNYNTITVSAKRTVPYAFMKLIGLSTGKVAATATAQMPEAPQCVKCNSAVATPGSQPTVIPGNVCSSVGQCDVLPIGLDWSTPSLNEGQVGPGNWGSLALGGTGGSNERTNIADGYQGPLAINQWVDTEPGFKKGPVDQGFSDRISQGQSEFPSDTYQSYNPADPRAVILPMVVWNSPNGRSQVEIMGFAAIWIDSVSGGTIQAHFIDKEAFDSTGDPNAPFRGPRGRPVLVK